The DNA segment aatggcctcactatcacaggccttgaaccccagtaggagattgccaaacacaaatatcccatcacctgccggccttacatgtcaccgacttcattcttgtgtctacatccacaaaaataacacttgccaccaccaCTCGACCCAATAGGCAGCACCAAAGTGGTTAGCACATTTTTCGGTAGTTCGCCTGCTAACCGTGCGACATTTAGATATgggtaagacaaaagatattccagatgcgtaataagttacaattcgctccaacccacatcaacattttttaaataaatataatcttatagtataataaagtttatcatgttaatgatacacTCCCCCACCATTAGTGACAAATTACCGATACCCTATCTAAAAGGGTCAACTACGTATGATTACATTGTTCTTCTATTGGTAATAACACCACCAACCTGTGTACTGATCTACACATAATCTTATCCAGTCCACCATCATATCCCTTCCTATGCTTTGTAATCTTATACCTTAAATCAATTTCACGGACAACGCCATCTTGTCCTGGATCAGCTCTAATCACCTGTGCTAGTTTCCATGCCCCCCTTACAACAGTACTATCTTGCACAAGTACCACATCTCCAACTCTCACATTCCTCCTTGTTGAATGCCATTTCTGCCTGATTAACAATGATGGAAAATAGTCTCGGTGCCACTTTTTCCAGAAGGATTCTATTATACTTTGTATAAACTTTAATCTCCTTTTGTGATCACCACTAATATCGTACATCCCATTGGACAAAAGCAAGTGGACCGACCAAGCAACAGATCATTGGGACAGAGGTATCCCCCCAACTCTAAACTAAATCCAGGTTTTGTTCCGATTGGTCTTTCATTCATCAGATTAGCAATACCAAACAAAGCAGTTTGTAACTCTCCAAAATTCAATACAGAATCTCCCACACTAATACAAAGACACCTTTTGACAGATTTGATCAGTGCTTCACTTGCCCCATTATACCAAGGTGCGTCACTAGGCATATTAAAGATCCAAGTTACCCCTTCCTTTCCTCcaatgttttctattttcttgctTGCTGATATCAACTGAGTtcccttatctgaatatataacttTAGGAGCGCCTCTAATAGCAATAAATCTTTGAAATGTGGTCAGAAAATCATCAGTACTGTATCCTTCAGCCAAATCTAAGTGAACAGCTCTAGTAACTAAACAATTAAATATAACACCAAAGGCTTTACCATAAGTTCTCTTTTTAACCGTGTCTCTTATTGTTAAGGGTCCAAACAAATCTATAGCTGTGTAATAGAAAGGTGGAGCAGGTTTCATTCTTTCTATCCTCATTTGACCCATGCATTGGTCTTCTAACTTCTTTGTTAACTTCCTACATGTCACACATCGATTTTTTATTGCCTTCATTATTTTTCTGGCCCCTGGAATCcagaattttctttgtaattttgccAAAGTAGTCTCTATGCCTGCATGGTCAACcccatgtacatatgatatatacaatctAGTAACTGGATATTTGCTGGTAGCAACATATAGTCTTCTCTATTCCAATTTTCCTTTAGCTACTTAGAAATTCTTTGTCCTACTACTATAACTCCATTCTTAATTGAAGGTCCTAATCTTTTGAACCTAACTTTCCAATCAGTCATGTCCCTTTGCATCTCTCTAACCCACATTAGTTCTGCTTTAATAATTTCTTGAACTGTTGGTTCCCTCAGCATACCCTTAAAGGATCTgcatttgaaaacattcattaccctGCATGTAACTCTTAGTAGTTTGTAATAATCACTAAATCTATTAACATCAACCATGTGTATAACATGGTTCTGACTTACTTTAGCAACAGCCATGACAACACCTACTCTATCAGTTAGTTCAATTTCACAATCTTGTTTGATAGGCCATTTTGAAATTGGTAATATTAGAAATTTTCGTCCATTTTGCCAGGGAGAATTTTCACCAATTTTTTCTGGACTACACGGTTTAGAGGTCATATCGGCAACGTTTTGAATCGAATCAACCCACCACCATTCCCTTGAATCAGTTTTTATTTGTATCTCTGCAATGCGTACAGCAACAAATGTGTTGAATCCATGGGATTCCTTTTGAATTTGTGatcttatatacattatatatatatatatatatatatatatatatatatatatatatatatatatatatatatgtatatacatgtgtgtatatatgtatatatatatatatatatatatatatatatatatatatatatatatatatgtatatatatatatatatatatatatatatatatatatatatatatatatatatttatatatatatatatatatatatatatatatatatatatggatgtgtgtattgtTATCTCTAATGCTTCTTTCTAGTTGTTACAACGGTTTTCATCAAGGTTGCGATTAACGAAACCAGTGTATTTGATAATAACTAATCCCAACAATGGATAATAATATTCCTAGTTACATTTCAAATTGAATTTAGATGTCATCTACAAATGAGAGATAAGCAATTTCCCCCATGTATAGTAAGGCACATAATAACGAACTTATATTTGTTTTAACTTTCTAGTTCCTAAGTGGTTCCTTTTGCAGTGAAGAGAAATGTTAGTAGTATATCCGTTATATACACAGAAAATCACGTAACGATGACCGTGTTTGAATAAACAATGAAatacaaatgtaaagaaaataatcgCCGATTCAAAATTCCTTCCCcgctttatttgattttttttttcctttaatattcGTAGAACTTGGGCTGATTGTTCGAAATTCTTCTCCTAACTTTTAagaaaaacaaatcttttataaagCATTTTTCTACGTCCTTGTTTGAGGAAGATGGAAAAATCAATTTGTGTTGTTTGTTTCCAACTTCGCACAGTTTTGTTGTTGGTTTGCCTGGCTGCTAAAATTCTTTCGGTTCCCTCTGTCTATTcgctttgaatatatatacattttcttctataagttttattcgGAAATATATTATATTTCAGACAAAGATTTACGACACAATGAAATTACACTCTTGATATTTATAATAAGTAGGTCACAAATGTAGAATTTTCCCAGCTTAGGTCAACTGTAGATTGAGTTGCCAattactttttctttcataaatataattgCTGAATTATTATAGGGAATTACCTCAAAATCGCTTTTATGCCATCAACTTAAGAAAATTAACATTGAATAATGTAATTAGAGTACTATTTCATGTATgcgttttctatttttttcttttagagagcatccaaattctataaaaaaaatgcaagtatacaattatagcaatatataaaaaaactttccaATTGAAAGATTTCGAAATAATAATGATTGGATAAATTATCTTGTGTATGGCTAAAATCAAGATAATTGACGgacaaaaaaaataatagaattaattactagagattgtaaacgaagaaaGGGGAGGAAGAAGAGACGATCGATTGAAAAGCTAAGAAAATTGACCGACATAGACTGCTATAGAAATATCATAAAAAGACGAGAATAGAAGGACAAGACTAGGGtttttgccttgcagtggactatcAGCGGCTGAGAATGATAAtaactatgttttatatatatatatatatatatatatatatatatatatatatatatatatatatatatatatgtgtgtgtgtgtgtgtgtgtgtgtttgtatgtatacatatatatatatatatatatatatatatatatatatatatatatatatatatatatatatataaatatatatatatatatatatatatatatatatatatatatatatatatatataatattacaagctaggctataggctaaaaccctagttggaaaatccaggtgctatacgcccaggggctctaAAGGAcaaaaatagcactgtgaggagaGGAATCAAAGAAAAAGATAAACTATAGGGGAGAGCATACTAAAGCAGAGGATAattttaacatataagaaaaaaatagacttgagcaggacatataaggagaatgacagaatAATTGATGGACACGTAATAGAACAGAATTtgttcctaaagattgcaaaagaagcaagagaaggattgacgaggtaagaaaatttgtagAGATAAACTGTAATAGAAAGACCATCAATATTCATGTGTGGAAAGATATCTGAGTCCTGTGTCTTGCAGTAgaatagcaacagctgatgatgttgactacatctatatatatatatatatatatatatatatatatatatatatatatatatatatatatatatatatatatatatatatatatacatatatatatatatatatatatatatatatatatatatatagatagatagatatatatatatgatatatatatatatatatatatatatatatatatatatatatatatatatatatatatatatatatatatatcacaattagcgaattacgtaaattactGAGCTCCTAAACTCATAAGCTTTATATTACACAAGAAAAATACCTCCGAGCCCTGAGTATAATCTGCAACTACAAGACAATAAcatatatgaaaactgaatatttaaaagctatctttactttacactcaaaaggaaactgggtgattactttactttgaaagtgaactattcttaattaaatcaacctcttacttcgatttttaGTCAGGGGATACGGGCAAAGCTCtacaataatatatgtgtgtatgtgcgtgtgggtGAGGTGACTTTTGGTATATGCATtcttatgcgtgtgtgtttgtgtatattgtgCTGTTTGCTGTTAACATTGACTTCAAATTCACAAAAGAGCACGATGGTATCAAAACTTTTAAAACATATGAACTAAGAAGTGCATGCTTATCAAATAAAGGAAATTGAAACTggaataaagataaagaaatattaggCATGGGTATAAGTGATTAATTGGGAGTTGAATTCTGGAATATTGAATACAAAAGGAAATAGCTTCAGTAATTTAATTCTCATTTGCCTTTTCCGAAGAGGAGAAGCAATTCTTTTCTCGCCCAGGTTATTTAGCTACCTTTGACATCTGACCAAAAGTGTCTTATTTCCCGGTAACCAGTGAACTGAGAATTTTAATTAGACCTTAGCATATCCTTGAAATCAATTAAGCAATTCCAGTTTTGAGTCGCTTTTATGATATAAAGAAATTAATTAGTTGTGACGGGAAGCGGCACGTGTTAAACGTCAGTCTTTGAAGACTCCTTGCTTTTAATCCCATAAAATTACCATTTTTATGATGAGAATTATAAAAATTAGTACAGAATGAAACACAAATTTCATGCTAATTCAAAAGTGCTGCATCAAATAAGGAATAAGGTATTTTTTGCTTCTGTAATTGCcttttgaatttttaatttctttggcTTTAGAACCGGCTCAATGCTGTGTGACAATGTATAATGCAATAAGGTATTCTTTAAGTTTTTTACAATTGTGAGCACATATTACACGTTTATACTGAGAGGTCGAACGAAGTTATGTTGCCGATGTAGGGTCATGCCCTGCTCACAAAATCGAATgttcagtatgttttttttttttttttttttttattttttttttttattttttttttttttacactataggTACATAACAACTACCTTAGAGTTCATCACCCTGCAGATtatattatttacaaaataaatcAAGCTGATCATAGTTTACACATAAATTTTTAGTTCTTACATTTCAAACGGTTACtgttcaaataaataaaatattcagaatgagattagctattcttgaaagaaAGTACTTCAAAAGATAATTCCAGAGACATACGGTCGAAGTAGAGAACTTAATTTCACGTATTCTAATATCACTTGTTATCGGTCGGTAACGTTGAAGCTGAATGATTTCTTATGACCGAACCATttgcattaccaaaaaaaaaaaaaaataaaacaaagcccATTGATATTCGTTTGCATGTGCCTCAATAAAGAAACATTTCTTGCTTAATGTCACGTCAGTTTACATAATTACTTTAATGactatttgtatttttccaaatccATAAAAATGTTGCTGTATTACAGTTACATTTCCATTCGGGATTTTGTTGTACATTACGAAATACATAACCAATATCTATATCTTTTatcaatttacttttaattttgcaAAACTTCCCTATGAAATAATCTGACACTTTAGAATATTTGCCAGACAACCGCCATCTAGAAGTTTCTCGTAAATACATAAAAGACACCAATTTATATGATGATTAACTGAGAACGGCAAATATATAACCCAAGGGAAAGATTTGATCCTTTTAGATTCTGACAGCACAGCCAAAGTTTTTCACAGTATTTCATTTAATGAACGATATTAAAAAACGCATATCAAATCTATAACATAAAATTGCCTACCACAGTTCTCTTAAATCTCCAGTATTGTATTACTGTTGGTTCTAGAATCTCTTTTCCACAAAAAGGATTCCATTAtaatagaagttttattttattaaattttcgtaGTAGAAATAGAAACTATGGAATAAGGATACCCACAAAGaccatatataaaattaagaagGAGTTTTTCAAAACAAAGTCAATATAACATTTGTCTTATTTTGAATAGGAGTTTTTTTATCTCATACCGAAAAGAGTCTATGGGTATATGATACATTCTATTCTTTTGTAAAAAAGACATTTTATTGGATAATGTCTATTTAttaagaaacacatacacacacacacacacacacacacacacacacacatatatatatatatatatatatatatatatatatatatatatatatatatatatatatatatatatatatatatatatatatatatatattatatatatatatatatatatatatatatatatatatatatatatatatatatatatatatatatatatatatatatatatatatatatatatatatatatatatatatatatatatatatatatatatatatatatatatatatatatatatatatatatatatatataatatatatatatatatatatatatatatatatatatatatatatatatatatatataatataatatatatctatatatatatatatatatatatatatatatatatatatatatatgtatatatatatatatatatatatatatatatatatatatatatatatatatatatatatatatatatatatatatatatatatatatatatatttatatatatatatatatttatattcatattttacatatatatatatatatatatatatatatatatatatatatataaatatatatatatatatatatatatatatatatatatatatatatatatatatatacatatatatatatatatacacacatatatgtatatatatatatatatatatatatatacatatatatttacattcatattatacatacatatatatatatatatatatatatatatatatatatatatatatatatatatatatatatatatatatatatatatatatatatatatatatatatatatatatatatatatatatatatatgtatttatatatatatatatatatatatatatatatatacatatatatgtatatgtatatatatatatatatatatatatatatatatatatatatatatatatatatatatatatatatatatatatagatgtgtgtgcgaAAAATTGTATAAAGATATAGCAAATCTGTTTAAGATGGACTTATATTTACATAATAAGACGGGTGCATTACTAAAATCTTCCATTTCCGAGCAAACAAATATCTTTGTTAGAAAACTACTAGTTTTCttataatgttatgtatatatatatatatatatatatatatatatatatatatatatatatatatatatatatatacatatatatatatatatatatatatatatatatatatatatatgtatatatatatatacatatatatatatatatatatatatatatatgtatatatatatatatatatatatatatatatatatatatatatatatgtgtgtgtagtgtgtaaatatatatatatatatatatatatatatatatatatatatatatttatgtatatatatatatatatatatatatatatatatatatgcagtatatatatatatatatatatatatatatatatatatatatatatatatatacatttattcagtatatatatatatatatatatatatatatatatatacatatttatatatatatatatatatatatatatatatatgtgtgtgtgtagtgtgtaaatatatatatatatatatatatatacatatatatatatatatatatatatatatatatatatatatatatatatatatatatgtatatactgtataactatataaatatatatgtgtgtatatatatatatatatatatatatatatatataaatatatatatatatatatatatttatgtatatatatatatatatatatatatatatatatatatatatatttgcaatatatatatatatatatatatatatatataatatatatatatatatatatatatatatatatatatatatatatatactgtgtaacaatttatatatatatatatatatatatatatatatatatatatatatatatatatatactgtgtaactatttatatatatatatatatatatatatatatatatatatgtgtgtatatatatatatatatatatatatatatatatatatatatatatatatatactgtgtaactatttatatatatatatatatatatatatatatatatatatatatactgtgtaactatttatatatatatatatatatatatatatatatatatatatatatatgtgtatatatatatatatatatatatatatatatatatatatatatatatatatatatttatgtatatatatagatatatagatatatatatatatatatataaatatatatatatatatatatatatatatatatatatatatatatttataaatatatatatatatatatatagacatatatatatatatatatatatatatacatatatatatatatatatatatatatatatatatatatgtatgtatgtatatatatatatatatatatatatatatatatatgtatatataagcatatatatatatatatatatatatataaatatacatatatatgtgtgtgtatatatgtatatatatgtgtatatatatatataaatatatatatatatatatatatatatatatatatatatatatatatatatttatatacatatatatatatataatatatatatatatatatatatatatatatatatatatatatatatgtaatatatataaatatgtatatatatatatatatatatatatatatatatatatatatatatatatatatatatatatggaatatatttaaatatatatatatatatatatatatatatatatatggatgtgtgtattgtTATCTCTAATGCTTCTTTCTAGTTGTTATAATGGTTTTCATCAAGGTTGCGATTAACGAAACCAGTGTATTCGATAATAACTAATCCCAACAATGGATAATAATATTCCTAGTTACATTTCAAATTGAATTTAGATGTCATCTACAAATGAGAGATATTCGTAGAACTTGGGCTGATTGTTCGTAATTCTTCCCCTAACTTTTTagaaaaacaaatcttttataaagCATTTTTCTACGTCCTTGTTTGAGGAAGATGGAAAAATCAATTTGAGTTGTTTGTTTCCAACTTCGCACAGTTTTGTTGTTGGTTTGCCTGGCTGCTAAAGTTCTTTCGGTTCCCTCTGTCTATtcactttgaatatatatacattttcttctaTAGGTTTTATTCGGAAATATATTATATTTCAGACAAA comes from the Palaemon carinicauda isolate YSFRI2023 chromosome 16, ASM3689809v2, whole genome shotgun sequence genome and includes:
- the LOC137655262 gene encoding uncharacterized protein yields the protein MKPAPPFYYTAIDLFGPLTIRDTVKKRTYGKAFGVIFNCLVTRAVHLDLAEGYSTDDFLTTFQRFIAIRGAPKVIYSDKGTQLISASKKIENIGGKEGVTWIFNMPSDAPWYNGASEALIKSVKRCLCISVGDSVLNFGELQTALFGIANLMNERPIGTKPGFSLELGGYLCPNDLLLGRSTCFCPMGCTILVVITKGD